A single genomic interval of Spinacia oleracea cultivar Varoflay chromosome 6, BTI_SOV_V1, whole genome shotgun sequence harbors:
- the LOC110803257 gene encoding pentatricopeptide repeat-containing protein At1g28690, mitochondrial-like has protein sequence MRRANISQVRSLCFSNLHVPKFQFSSSITAPAAACSSDSTYVSLSTTLQQYINSDSPSHGLNIHSYILKAGFQLNKNITIKLLILHLESGFTKDARKLLEEMPGPSLSAYNYMLNAYVKHGKVMETFDLVRQMCNSDEKPDSFTHSLVLKAWASIFAPLFLTCDIGRQVHAQSLKYDSVVDVVLFPTLEDMYVKCERLGYARCLFDSMLVKNAICSTSLISGYIKCGHMEDDELLFQEIVDKDVVVFNAMIEGYSKSVDTAEKSLGIFIEMQRQSYLPTISTFSSIIGACSLLTSVKTGQQVQSHLMKTRYLTDVKIGSPLIDMYSKCGRTDDARQMFIYMPEKNIFSWTSMIDGYGKNGKPYEVIEMFGKLRQETQIKPNYVTFLCAISACTYAGFVDKGWEIFESMERDYSLKPRMEHYACMVDLLGRSGNVEQAWEFVMRMPEKPNSDVWTALLSSCKLHGELEKAGVAADEIFKMCSYISLSDSLAAAGKWDSASKVRELMKRRGISKDTNLSWTGTNNGQKRFHAGLR, from the coding sequence ATGAGAAGGGCCAACATATCCCAAGTTAGATCTTTATGTTTCTCAAATTTGCATGTGCCTAAATTTCAATTTTCCAGCTCGATTACTGCACCAGCAGCTGCCTGCTCGTCAGATTCAACTTATGTTTCACTGTCAACCACTCTTCAACAGTACATAAATTCAGATTCACCGTCACATGGCTTAAATATTCATAGCTATATTCTGAAAGCAGGTTTTCAACTTAATAAGAACATTACCATCAAACTCCTCATACTTCATTTGGAATCCGGCTTTACGAAAGATGCAAGAAAGTTGCTTGAGGAGATGCCTGGCCCATCTTTATCTGCTTATAATTATATGCTTAATGCTTATGTAAAGCATGGAAAAGTTATGGAAACATTTGACTTGGTTCGGCAGATGTGCAATTCTGATGAAAAGCCTGACAGCTTTACACATTCATTGGTATTGAAAGCGTGGGCTTCAATATTTGCTCCCTTATTTTTGACCTGTGACATAGGAAGACAGGTGCATGCCCAGAGTCTAAAATATGACAGTGTTGTGGATGTTGTTCTTTTTCCTACCTTAGAAGATATGTATGTTAAATGTGAAAGGCTTGGTTATGCTAGGTGTTTGTTTGATTCAATGTTGGTAAAGAATGCCATATGTTCTACTTCATTGATATCCGGTTACATAAAATGTGGTCACATGGAGGATGATGAGTTACTTTTCCAGGAGATAGTTGACAAAGATGTTGTGGTATTTAATGCTATGATTGAAGGTTATAGCAAATCAGTAGATACAGCAGAGAAATCTCTTGGAATTTTTATTGAGATGCAAAGACAGAGTTATTTACCTACAATTTCCACTTTTTCCAGTATAATTGGAGCATGTTCTCTGTTGACATCCGTTAAAACCGGTCAACAAGTACAGAGTCATCTGATGAAAACTAGGTATTTGACTGATGTGAAGATTGGGAGTCCTCTAATAGATATGTATTCAAAATGTGGGAGAACTGATGATGCGCGTCAAATGTTTATTTACATGCCCGAAAAGAATATATTCTCTTGGACTTCCATGATTGATGGGTATGGAAAGAATGGGAAACCCTATGAAGTTATTGAAATGTTTGGTAAATTGAGACAGGAGACTCAAATAAAACCCAACTATGTAACATTCTTATGTGCTATCTCGGCGTGCACATATGCTGGGTTTGTAGACAAAGGTTGGGAGATCTTTGAAAGCATGGAAAGGGATTATTCATTAAAGCCTCGGATGGAACACTATGCGTGTATGGTAGATCTTTTAGGGCGCTCTGGAAACGTAGAGCAAGCATGGGAATTTGTAATGAGAATGCCTGAAAAACCTAATTCTGATGTATGGACTGCTTTGCTCAGTTCATGTAAATTGCATGGTGAACTAGAGAAGGCAGGTGTAGCGGCAGATGAAATTTTTAAAATGTGTTCATACATTTCCCTATCAGACTCTCTTGCTGCTGCTGGAAAGTGGGACTCCGCAAGTAAAGTTAGGGAACTGATGAAGCGAAGAGGGATATCAAAAGATACGAACTTGAGTTGGACAGGAACCAATAATGGTCAGAAACGGTTTCATGCTGGTCTAAGATGA